In Carya illinoinensis cultivar Pawnee chromosome 9, C.illinoinensisPawnee_v1, whole genome shotgun sequence, the following are encoded in one genomic region:
- the LOC122276647 gene encoding galactan beta-1,4-galactosyltransferase GALS3 — protein sequence MSKKMGKEKDQKEKKMSVVGVWSIATEVKLLLTALLILCTFATLLQFLPSRFTISTSDLRVCISRVISPPTNTTTQLAPPPIATSLSALASIQAPPPSSPAPPPSMAPPSLLQEDRTLENGVIKRGFNTYGAAAYSFVTMGAYRGGLNTFAIMGLASKPLHLYSKPTYQCQWVPHLNSSEPISAVGYKILPDWGYGRVYTVVVVNCTFSQPINTENSGGTLLIHASTSGGGDRNFNVTDTIQALTESPGSLSLSLFTSKPKYDYLYCGSPLFGNLSPQRVREWLAYHVRLFGERSHFVMHDAGGVHEEVLEVLRPWMEKGFVTLQDIKEQERFDGYYHNQFMVVNDCLHRYKFMTKWMFFFDLDEYIYVPPKSTIKTVLDSLSGYTQFTIEQMPMSSKLCLYEPAGRTYRRWGFEKLVYRDVKKGIRRDRKYAIQPRSVYGTGVHMSQNLAGKTTHKTEGRIKYFHYHGTIAVRREPCRNLINSTGITFDKTPYVMDTTLRDAAGFVKKFELKMIGSRLQRTRQ from the exons atgagtaaaaaaatgGGGAAAGAGAAAGACcagaaagagaagaagatgtcTGTAGTTGGAGTCTGGAGCATTGCTACAGAGGTTAAACTGTTGTTAACTGCGCTTTTGATCCTCTGTACTTTTGCCACGCTTCTTCAGTTCCTTCCTTCTCGTTTCACCATTTCCACCTCCGATCTCCGCGTCTGTATCTCCAGGGTCATCTCCCCCCCAACCAACACCACCACCCAACTTGCCCCACCACCCATTGCTACTTCCTTGTCAGCACTTGCTTCCATACAGGCCCCGCCTCCTTCTTCTCCGGCACCACCACCTTCTATGGCTCCGCCTTCTCTTCTCCAAGAAGATCGGACGCTCGAAAATGGCGTCATCAAGCGGGGCTTCAATACCTACGGTGCGGCCGCCTACAGTTTCGTCACCATGGGGGCTTACAGAGGAGGCCTCAACACCTTCGCCATTATGGGCTTAGCTTCCAAGCCCCTCCACCTCTATTCCAAGCCGACATATCAGTGCCAGTGGGTCCCCCACCTTAACTCCTCGGAGCCCATCTCCGCTGTCGGCTACAAGATCCTACCTGACTGGGGCTACGGCCGCGTCTACACCGTCGTCGTCGTCAACTGCACCTTCTCACAACCCATCAACACCGAGAACTCCGGCGGAACATTGCTCATCCACGCCTCCACCTCCGGCGGCGGGGACCGCAACTTCAACGTGACGGACACCATCCAGGCCTTGACAGAGTCCCCCGGATCCTTGAGTCTTTCTCTGTTTACTTCAAAGCCCAAGTACGATTATCTGTATTGCGGGTCGCCCTTGTTCGGGAATCTGAGTCCCCAGAGAGTAAGGGAGTGGCTAGCGTACCACGTAAGATTGTTCGGGGAGAGATCGCATTTTGTGATGCACGACGCGGGTGGGGTTCACGAGGAGGTTTTGGAGGTGTTGAGGCCGTGGATGGAGAAGGGCTTCGTGACGTTGCAAGATATAAAGGAGCAGGAGAGGTTCGACGGATATTATCACAACCAGTTCATGGTGGTGAATGATTGCTTGCACAGGTACAAGTTTATGACTAAGTGGATGTTCTTCTTTGATTTGGATGAGTATATCTATGTGCCTCCCAAAAGCACCATCAAGACGGTGCTCGATTCGCTTTCCGGATACACCCAGTTCACCATTGAGCAGATGCCCATGAGCAGTAAGCTCTGCCTCTACGAACCTGCGGGCAGAACCTACAG GAGATGGGGCTTTGAGAAGCTTGTGTATCGAGATGTGAAGAAAGGGATTAGGAGGGACCGCAAATACGCCATCCAACCGCGTAGTGTGTATGGCACGGGGGTTCACATGTCGCAAAACCTTGCTGGTAAAACAACCCATAAAACGGAGGGACGGATCAAATACTTTCATTACCATGGAACCATCGCAGTACGACGTGAACCATGCAGGAACCTCATCAACTCGACAGGGATCACTTTCGATAAAACCCCTTATGTTATGGACACCACATTGAGAGATGCTGCTGGGTTTGTGAAGAAGTTCGAGCTAAAAATGATTGGATCCAGGTTACAGAGGACAAGACAGTGA
- the LOC122275655 gene encoding putative uncharacterized protein DDB_G0271606 translates to MASSQVDVSSSPPFGCVLKDHNRHDRRRESNAHATFQKSLKSLVRGHLHSCISISSGCSEFDENLKNQNNHVDSWVGNGDTKNHQSLRFMSNNLKNNDSLRSSRILDRWAAQKAREMVSTIEKQSEEAELLSLSNSPTAISSSTSSSRRDDSPASSDSSVGSLNLGASSLVRIWEKRLNQPNRTKSGSSASSTGSTPGFICNDNGSSIEPSLSGEVGDSIDERYDVPRNQDPFSDWESDRTAPSDPSSSTQGQNSDVGESEGVKVADIIQKLISANQTQIPLHSSWSSGEYDHGLSSLHGSPHSEHERHPLWDKVEHRVLHKVMISPRIRGRQAFKDLLMQLQRDRHRELDTLVERRAVSGFPQRGRIQSLIRLRALQREAAIQDKRCSPSPSSEIIMLFQGSSITQLRDRFRTGTEQLATTQVTNTRSPRQEIVNNAADLDNSLAPTQPSDHSNNQEVSITEEHNIPLEEQNSLPHAGEDVHEESSRNSEETSQGTSSEARNIDLEESADPTTPLRFWDENERAEDLEGSSHEYVETDYDWIGDISRPQSYWESCRKARYQEVLSTDNGDMHQLLERRTVSNFLASDLRERIDRLMVARLETQTHAEEEDEDGSQERMEQLMSFLQRRNPSNSHREEDEEEEQQQEEEQEQEQEQEIDEEEDEDDEEEEGGEEEEEVAEEDRDESEEEEEESVISRGHYLEGGGYFDQSSSLLQVPSPSPQWAWTYRDNEVGDHFESPSQHLSSQTDSQNTRQTPSSIDRNSTEMDLIYNLRGHMEQLYQEMSELRKSIKSCMDMQMIMQQSMKQEVHSVRGEGKRSYEGAPKTGNCCICYEMQVDSLLYRCGHMCTCLKCAHELQWSNGKCPICRAPIMDVVRAYVGS, encoded by the exons ATGGCGTCCTCCCAAGTCGACGTCTCTTCCTCTCCGCCATTTGGTTGTGTTCTAAAGGATCACAATAGGCATGACAGACGTAGAGAAAGCAATGCCCATGCCACTTTCCAAAAAAGCCTCAAGAGCTTGGTTAGAGGTCATCTCCATTCCTGCATATCAATCTCTTCTGGTTGCTCTGAGTTCGACGAGAACTTGAAGAATCAAAACAATCATGTTGATTCTTGGGTCGGCAATGGAGATACCAAGAATCACCAAAGCCTTCGATTCATGAGTAATAATCTTAAGAACAATGATAGTCTAAGGAGTTCGCGAATTCTTGATCGATGGGCTGCCCAAAAAGCACGAGAAATGGTATCAACAATTGAAAAACAAAGCGAGGAGGCTGAGCTCTTGTCCCTATCGAATTCACCCACTGCTATATCATCAAGCACATCAAGTTCTAGGAGGGACGATTCTCCAGCTTCATCGGATAGTTCTGTAGGATCCTTGAATCTTGGCGCATCTTCCCTCGTTCGGATATGGGAGAAGAGGCTAAACCAACCCAACAGGACGAAATCAGGTTCTTCAGCCTCATCTACAGGGTCGACTCCCGGTTTCATCTGTAATGACAATGGTTCATCTATAGAACCATCATTAAGTGGAGAAGTAGGAGACTCTATTGATGAAAGATATGACGTTCCACGTAATCAGGACCCGTTTTCAGATTGGGAGTCGGATAGAACAGCTCCTAGTGACCCATCTTCTTCAACACAAGGCCAAAACTCAGATGTAGGAGAGAGTGAGGGGGTCAAAGTTGCGGATATAATTCAGAAACTGATATCTGCAAATCAAACACAGATTCCATTACATTCTTCTTGGAGCAGTGGAGAATATGATCACGGGCTGTCTAGCTTGCATGGATCGCCACATTCAGAGCATGAGCGTCATCCATTATGGGATAAAGTGGAGCATAGAGTTCTCCATAAGGTTATGATTTCACCTCGGATCAGAGGACGACAAGCATTCAAGGATTTGCTCATGCAATTACAGCGCGACAGGCATAGGGAACTAGACACATTGGTTGAGCGTCGAGCAGTTTCAGGATTCCCACAAAGAGGCCGCATTCAA TCATTGATTCGGCTTCGAGCACTGCAACGCGAAGCGGCAATTCAAGATAAACGTTGCTCGCCATCACCATCATCTGAAATCATAATGCTATTTCAAGGATCTTCCATCACTCAACTAAG GGACAGATTTAGAACAGGAACAGAGCAGCTTGCAACAACCCAAGTAACTAATACAAGAAGTCCTCGTCAGGAGATAGTGAACAACGCTGCTGATTTGGACAATTCTTTGGCCCCTACTCAGCCTAGCGACCACTCTAATAATCAGGAAGTTAGTATCACTGAGGAGCACAATATTCCACTCGAGGAACAGAATTCATTGCCACACGCAGGGGAAGATGTCCATGAAGAATCGAGTCGAAATTCAGAGGAGACATCGCAAGGAACAAGCTCAGAGGCTAGAAACATTGACTTAGAAGAAAGTGCAGATCCAACTACTCCCTTGAGATTTTGGGATGAGAATGAGAGAGCAGAAGACCTAGAGGGCAGCAGCCACGAGTATGTAGAAACCGATTATGACTGGATTGGTGACATCTCTCGGCCACAAAGTTACTGGGAAAGCTGTAGAAAAGCACGGTACCAGGAGGTGCTCAGCACAGACAATGGAGATATGCATCAGCTACTTGAAAG AAGAACAGTATCAAATTTTCTTGCTAGCGACTTAAGAGAGAGAATTGACAGATTGATGGTAGCTCGTTTAGAAACACAAACTCAcgcagaggaagaagatgaggatGGCAGCCAAGAGAGAATGGAACAATTAATGTCCTTCTTACAACGACGCAATCCATCCAACAGTCATcgagaagaagacgaagaagaagaacaacaacaagaagaagaacaagaacaagaacaagaacaagaaatagacgaagaagaagatgaagatgatgaagaagaagagggtggagaagaggaggaggaggtggcgGAGGAAGACAGAGATGAgtcagaggaagaagaggaggaaagtGTCATTAGCAGAGGTCATTATCTTGAAGGCGGTGGTTATTTTGATCAGTCCTCATCACTGCTTCAAGTGCCTTCGCCATCTCCACAATGGGCATGGACTTATCGGGATAATGAAGTTGGTGATCATTTTGAATCTCCATCCCAACATTTGTCATCTCAAACTGACTCTCAGAATACTCGGCAAACCCCTTCCTCCATAGATCGTAATTCAACA GAAATGGACCTCATATACAATTTGAGAGGCCATATGGAACAACTCTATCAAGAGATGTCTGAGCtaagaaaatcaataaagagTTGTATGGACATGCAAATGATAATGCAACAATCCATGAAGCAGGAGGTTCATTCAG TTCGAGGGGAGGGAAAGAGGTCCTATGAGGGAGCACCAAAGACAGGCAATTGTTGTATTTGCTATGAAATGCAAGTCGACTCACTGTTGTATAG ATGCGGACATATGTGCACCTGTCTCAAGTGTGCTCATGAACTGCAATGGAGTAATGGAAAATGTCCAATATGTCGAGCTCCAATAATGGATGTCGTTCGAGCATACGTGGGTTCATAG
- the LOC122277503 gene encoding uncharacterized protein LOC122277503, which translates to MQKEKQILVDPISLKGSSFKKASFNMMLRPPPLPPAKSKFLSFSLPNSANSSPRSSSILKKKLRNENKENPRKVSNLARQHSAADNHLTLQREVNLRRSKSCADRRTHAQSEDLDFWLTKPDVSEYDNRYYASISKTTESSKYINKKVRCMGAGDKEFKCGALCLFLPGFSKVKPVRARKVETENENVISRTVSLEKFECGSWASSAVTHDPDDDSKNLYFDLPLELIRASVNDAHSPVTAAFIFDKDQKGILKNSSTRAAAKKSDESPRHVRFSTSSPKSHPTSPASCITPRLRKAREDFNAFLEAQGA; encoded by the coding sequence ATGCAGAAGGAAAAGCAGATTTTGGTGGATCCTATTTCCTTGAAAGGATCATCGTTTAAAAAGGCGAGCTTTAATATGATGTTGCGTCCGCCACCTCTACCACCTGCAAAATCCAAGTTCTTAAGTTTCAGCCTCCCAAACTCAGCCAACTCCTCTCCTCGATCCAGCTCGATTTTGAAGAAGAAATTAAGgaatgaaaacaaagaaaatccgCGAAAAGTTAGTAATCTGGCCCGCCAGCACTCTGCAGCGGACAATCATCTGACGCTGCAAAGAGAGGTGAACTTAAGACGGAGCAAATCCTGCGCGGACAGAAGAACACACGCCCAATCAGAAGATTTGGACTTTTGGCTTACAAAACCAGATGTTTCTGAATATGATAACAGGTACTACGCCAGCATTTCCAAGACTACTGAATCTAGCAAATATATTAACAAGAAGGTGAGGTGCATGGGTGCTGGTGATAAGGAGTTTAAATGTGGTGCCCTGTGCCTGTTCTTGCCGGGCTTTAGCAAGGTAAAGCCAGTAAGAGCAAGAAAGGTAGAAACAGagaatgaaaatgtgatatccAGGACAGTTTCCTTGGAAAAATTCGAATGTGGGTCTTGGGCTTCATCAGCAGTAACACACGACCCTGATGATGACTCCAAGAATCTCTACTTTGATCTGCCATTGGAGTTAATCCGAGCTAGCGTCAATGATGCACATTCACCAGTTACAGCAGCTTTCATATTTGATAAAGATCAGAAAGGTATTCTCAAGAATAGTTCGACAAGAGCAGCAGCCAAGAAATCAGATGAATCACCGCGCCATGTTCGTTTTTCTACATCATCCCCTAAATCACACCCAACTTCACCAGCTTCTTGCATTACACCTCGTTTGCGCAAGGCCAGGGAGGATTTCAATGCCTTCTTGGAAGCACAGGGTGCTTGA
- the LOC122276731 gene encoding 40S ribosomal protein S4-1, translating to MARGLKKHLKRLNAPKHWMLDKLGGAFAPKPSSGPHKSRECLPLILILRNRLKYALTYREVISILMQRHVQVDGKVRTDKTYPAGFMDVVSIPKTNENFRLLYDTKGRFRLHSVRDDEAKFKLCKVRSVQFGQKGIPYLNTYDGRTIRYPDPIIKANDTIKLDLESNKIADFIKFDVGNVVMVTGGRNRGRVGVIKSREKQKGSFETIHVQDATGHEFATRLSNVYTIGKGTKPWVSLPKGKGIKLSIIEEARKRLAAQGATTA from the exons ATG GCTAGAGGGTTGAAGAAGCATTTGAAGAGGCTCAATGCTCCTAAGCATTGGATGCTGGACAAACTTGGTGGTGCATTT GCTCCAAAGCCTTCATCTGGACCTCACAAATCCAGGGAATGCCTGCCTTTGATCCTTATCTTGCGTAACCGTTTGAAATATGCTCTCACATACCGTGAGGTCATTTCCATATTGATGCAACGACATGTTCAGGTTGATGGCAAGGTTAGGACAGATAAGACATATCCTGCAGGTTTCATGG ATGTTGTTTCAATCCCTAAAACCAATGAGAATTTCCGCCTCCTCTATGACACTAAGGGCCGTTTCCGTCTGCACTCCGTCAGAGATGATGAGGCAAAG TTTAAGCTCTGCAAAGTCAGGTCTGTGCAGTTTGGGCAAAAAGGCATCCCATATCTGAACACCTATGATGGGCGAACCATCCGCTACCCAGACCCTATCATCAAGGCCAATGACACCATCAAGCTTGACTTGGAGAGCAACAAGATTGCTGACTTCATCAAGTTTGATGTGGGGAATGTGGTCATGGTGACTGGTGGAAGGAACAGGGGCCGTGTTGGTGTAATAAAGAGCAGAGAGAAGCAGAAGGGAAGCTTCGAGACAATTCACGTCCAGGATGCCACGGGTCATGAATTCGCAACTCGTTTGAGCAATGTGTATACCATTGGCAAGGGGACGAAGCCGTGGGTATCCCTTCCCAAGGGTAAGGGAATCAAACTGTCCATCATTGAAGAAGCCAGGAAGAGGCTTGCTGCCCAAGGTGCAACCACAGCTTAA